The following are from one region of the Zonotrichia albicollis isolate bZonAlb1 chromosome 15, bZonAlb1.hap1, whole genome shotgun sequence genome:
- the PPP2CA gene encoding serine/threonine-protein phosphatase 2A catalytic subunit alpha isoform, whose product MEEKVFTKELDQWVEQLNECKQLSEGQVKSLCEKAKEILTKESNVQEVRCPVTVCGDVHGQFHDLMELFRIGGKSPDTNYLFMGDYVDRGYYSVETVTLLVALKVRYRERITILRGNHESRQITQVYGFYDECLRKYGNANVWKYFTDLFDYLPLTALVDGQIFCLHGGLSPSIDTLDHIRALDRLQEVPHEGPMCDLLWSDPDDRGGWGISPRGAGYTFGQDISETFNHANGLTLVSRAHQLVMEGYNWCHDRNVVTIFSAPNYCYRCGNQAAIMELDDTLKYSFLQFDPAPRRGEPHVTRRTPDYFL is encoded by the exons ATGGAGGAGAAGGTCTTCACCAAGGAGCTCGACCAGTGGGTGGAGCAGCTCAACGAGTGCAAGCAGCTGTCCGAGGGGCAGGTGAAGAGCCTCTGCGAGAAG GCTAAAGAAATTTTGACAAAAGAATCCAACGTACAAGAAGTGCGATGTCCAGTCACAGTCTGTGGAGATGTCCATGGACAATTTCACGACCTCATGGAACTTTTCAGAATTGGAGGCAAATCACCAGACACAAACTATTTGTTTATGGGGGACTATGTTGACAGAGGATATTATTCAGTTGAAACAGTCACATTGCTTGTAGCTCTTAAG GTCCGTTACCGTGAACGCATCACAATCCTTCGAGGGAACCATGAAAGCAGGCAAATCACACAAGTCTATGGCTTCTATGATGAATGTTTAAGGAAATATGGAAATGCAAATGTTTGGAAATACTTCACAGACCTTTTTGATTACCTGCCTCTAACTGCCTTGGTGGATGGCCAG ATTTTTTGTCTACATGGTGGCCTCTCTCCATCTATAGATACACTGGATCACATCAGAGCACTTGATCGTTTGCAGGAAGTTCCCCATGAG GGTCCCATGTGTGACTTGCTATGGTCAGATCCAGATGATCGTGGTGGCTGGGGAATTTCTCCTCGAGGTGCAGGTTACACATTTGGACAGGATATTTCAGAAACCTTTAACCATGCTAATGGCCTTACGTTGGTTTCAAGAGCTCATCAGTTGGTAATGGAG GGGTACAACTGGTGCCATGACCGGAATGTAGTAACAATTTTCAGTGCTCCAAACTATTGTTACCGTTGTGGCAACCAGGCTGCAATTATGGAACTTGATGACACTCTAAAATACTCCTT TTTGCAGTTTGACCCGGCGCCACGCAGAGGCGAACCGCATGTTACTCGTCGCACCCCAGACTACTTCCTGTAA